GGGGCCGCGACGGCCGCGGCCGGTGCCGTCGTCCTCCTCCTGCCGACCTCGTACGCGCTGCTCGTCGCCGGGATGTTGCTCGTCGGGCTCGGCACGGGCGTCCACAAGACCGTCGCCGTCGGACTGCTCGCCCGACTGTACCCGAGTCGGACCGGACGCGCCCTCGGCGTCTTCGACACCCTCGGCACGGTCGGTGGTATCGTCGCACCGCCGGCCGTCGTCTTCGCGCTCTCGTCGGTCGGCTGGCAGGCCCACTTCGCCGTCGTCGGCGGGGTCGTCGCGCTCCTGACGGTCGGCTTGCTCGTCCGGGTTCCGCGTGCGAACACCGGCGCGGGAGCGAGCGTCTCCGACCTGCGCGACCGCCTCGCCGTCCGGCCGTATCTCGGTCCGTTCCGCGACCGCGGCTTCCTGTTGTTCGTCGCCGTGACCCTCTGTTTCTCCTTCGCCTACAACGGGGTCGTGGCGTTTCTCCCCACCTACCTCGTCGAGCGGGGGCTGTCGGAGTCGACGGCCGCACTCCTCTACAGCGGGCTGTTCGCCGTCAGCGTCGTGCAGGTGGTGACCGGCGGACTCTCCGACCGGCTCGGCCGGCTCCCGCTCGTCGTCGGCGTGCTCGCGCTCGCGACGGGCGCGCTCGTCGGACTGGTCGTCGTCGGGGGAACGCTCCTCCCGCTGGGAGTCGCGACGTTGCTCCTCGGGATTGGGAGCCACGGATTCCGACCGGTTCGCGCGGCGTATCTCTCGGCGGCGATTCCCGACGAGATTGCCGGCGGCGGACTCGGACTCGTGCGGACGCTACTGATGGGCGTCGGCGCTGTCGCTCCGGCGACGGTCGGTATCGTCGCCGACGCGACCAGCTTTCGGGTTGCCTTCTCGGTGCTCGCGGGGACGATGGGGCTGGCCGCCGGCTTCGCGCTCCTGACGACGCTCACTCGTCGGGGCGGGTAGTTTTGTGGGCCGGCCGCGAGACGCATGTATGCACGCCGCTGCGTTCACCGACCTCGTCGGTCCCGACGGTGTCGACCTCATCGAACAGCCCGACCCGACACCCGGCGACGGGGAGGCGCTCGTCGACGTGAAGGCCTGCTCGCTCAACCGCCACGACCTCTGGATTCTCGACGGCGATTCCGCGATGATTCGCGGCGAGAGTCTCCCGTTCGTCTCCGGATTAGACCCGGCCGGCGTCGTCCGCGAGGCCCCCGCCGATTCCGATATCGAGGCCGGCGACCGCGTACTCCTGTGTCCGAACCAGACCTGCGGCACCTGCGACCGGTGTCGCGAAGGCCCCGAGAACACCTGCGAGCAGTTCTCACTGTACCACGGTGGCTTTGCGGAGCAGGCAGTCGCTCCCGCTCACCGGCTAATTACCCTCCCCGATTCGCTCTCGTTTGCGGCGGCGAGCGCGCTTCCGACGGCGTATCTCACCGCGTGGCACATGCTCGGAAAGGCCGACGTGACGGCCGGCGACCGCGTCTTCGTCCCGGGTGCGACCGGCGGGGTCGGGCTCGCGAGTATCCAACTGGGGAACGTGCTCGGCGCGACCACCGTCGGCACGACCACCTCCGAGTCGAAGGCCGACCGACTCGCGCAGTTCGCCGACGAGGTGGTCGTCGGGGGCGACGAGGAGACCCTGGTCGCGGGGGCCGGTGAGTCGAGCGCCGACGCCGCGCTCAATCACCTCTCCGGCTCATTCACCGACATCTGTGGTCGCGTCCTCCGAACCGGTGGGACACAGGTCGTCTGTGGTCGGACCGCCGGCGCGACGCTCGACCAGCACGCCGCGCCATTCTTCCTTTCCCAACAGGCGATTCTCGGCAGCACGATGGGGACCCAGCCGGAGCTCGAACGGCTCGTCTCGCTCGCCGGCGAGGGTCGGTTCGAGCCGCTGGTGGACGCGACCTACCCGCTCGCCGAGACGGGTGCCGCCTTCGCCGACATGAAAACGCGCGACGCGTTCGGCAAGCTCGTGGTCACGCCATAGCTATACGGCTCCGCCCGCACCCCTCGATATGGACCCGCTCGCTCGCGTCTCTCGTCTCCTCCTCGTCGGGACGGTCCTCCTCTCTGTGGGTATCGTCCTCAGACTCGCCCGCCCCGGGGGAGAGTGGGGACGAAGGCTCCGCTCGCGGCTCGTCCTCGGCGTGCCGTGGGGGACGCTGTTTACGACTCTGCTCGTCATCGCCGTCTACCTGTTCGTACAGGGTGGGCTCGGCAACTGGTATCGCCCCGTCGTCATCCCGTTTCGCTCGTGGTCGTACTTCTATCCGCTCGGCATCCTCACCTCGGGGCTGGCACACTCCGGACCGGGCCATCTGCTCGGAAATCTGTTCGGCACTGTCCTGTTCGGCTCGCTCGCGGAGTACGCGTGGAGCCACTTCCCCACCCAGCGCGGGTCGTCGTCGTTCGGCTCGCGGCGGACGAATCCGTTCGTCCGGATTCTCGCCGTCCCTGTCGTCGCGGTGGTGCTGGCAGTCGTGACGGGGCTGTTCGCGCTCGGCCCGGTCATCGGCTTCTCGGGCGTCGTGTTCGCGTTCGCCGGCTTCGCGCTCGTCCGCTACCCCGTCGTCACGCTCGTGCTCGTCGTCGCGGGCGACTTGGTGAATCTGGGCTACAGCGCGCTCCGCTCGCCCGTCTTCACCGCCAGCGGCTCGACCCGGTACGTGACGCCGGGCTGGTCGGATATCGCCGTGCAGGGTCACGCGCTCGGCATCTTCATCGGTATCGTGCTCGCCATCTTCCTCTTTCGCCGGCGCGAGGAGCTCCCATCACCGGGGCGTATCTGGCTCGGAACCCTCGGGTATGCGGCCGCACAGGGGCTGTGGGCGCTGTATCTCTTTCAGGGTGGGGACACGTACGTCCTCTTTCGAGCGGTCGGTGTCGCCGCGGTGTTCGCACTCGCCGCGCTCGTCACCCTCGCAGCCAAGAGTTCGGCCCGACCACTGCTGCCACAGACGGACCTGACCAGACGACAGGCCGCCGTACTGACACTCGTCGGTGTGCTCGCGCTCGTCGCCGGCATCGCCGTCCCGTACAATCTGCTCGTCGTCGACGACGCAGCAACGCCGGACGAGAGCGTCGAAATACGCGATTACACCGTCTTCTACGGCGAGGACGTGCCCGACCAGTACGTCGGCGCGTACGACCTCCCCATCTACAACGCCTCGGGGGTGACGACGAGCGGCGTCATCGTCGCCAGCCCGGACAGGCAGGTGTGGCAGACGGTGATACCGGCCGGGCGGCTCGCAGACGGTGAGGCGCGGACGGTGAGGGTCGGCGGCGTCGGCTGGCGCGACACCGTCGTCGCCCAGCGCGTCCAGTGGAACGTCGTCGGCAACCGCTCGGTGTACACGGTCCGGCTGAACCACGGCGTCGAGTCGACGCTCGCGTACACGTCAGCGCCGTCGCGCGCGACGCCCACTATGGACGGGCGCAACGTCACAGTCGTCTCGACGCGCGACGGCTTCCGGCTCTCGGTCACCAGACGCGGGACCGAGCTGGGTCGCACGTCGATACCCGTCGCGAACGAGACGACGGCAGTGGGCGGGCTCTCAATCGAGAACGACGAGGGAACGCTCGTTGCGGTCAGCGGAGAAACGCGCGTCCCGGTCGCCCGGCGCGCGAGCACCCGCGGGAACTAATCCCACCGTATCCGGAACAGTTCGGTGTCGAGCGTCCGCGTCTCCGCGTCGTGGTGGTCGTACTGGCTCGGCACGTCGAACTCGGCGGCGAAGGCGTGGGTCACCTCGCCACCCTCGTCTGCGGCGAACGACTCGACGAACTCGCGGCTGCCGGCGTTGTGGATGGAGTACGAGACCGACCCGAGTGTTCGGGCCGCAGCGAGGAAGGCGCGGTCGGCGTGTTCGTTCCCGTCGCGCGCCCCGAAGGGTGGATTCATCACGACGGTCGCGTCCGAACACGAGAGCGGCGGCCGGGTCGCGTCGCCGCGGAGCCACGCTACCTCGCTGCGCGCGCCGACGCGTGACTCGTTTTCGCTCGCGGTCGCGAGCGCGGCGGCGTCGAGTTCGACGCCCACCGACAGCCGCGCGCCGGCGAGCGCACTCGCGAGGGTCAACATCCCCGTCCCGCAACCCAAATCGACGACGGTTCGGTCCGCGATGTCGTCTTGGAGCGCGGCGACGTGGACGAGGTGGGCGGCGAGCTCCGGCGGCGTGCGGTACTGTTCGAGGTCGATACGCGGGGTATCGAAGCCTGCGACGACGCCGAGCTGCTGTGCGAGTTGACTGCGTTCGGTCACGTTACCTCACCAGGTGCCGTGGAAGGTGTCGAAGGAAAGCTCGTCGAGCGGTTTCTCGCCGATGGCGATCTCGTACTCGCCGGGGGTGAGCATGGGCTGTTTGAACTGCGGGCCGTCGTCGGTCGTGATGCGTGGACAGCCGGTGTTGACGTAGGCGTCGAAGCCGAACTGGGTGAGTCGGTCCGGCGTGACCTCGTCCATCGTCAGCATGTAGGCGTTCTCGTTGTTCTCGACGATTTCGTTGGCCACGTCCCAGCGACCCTGCCCGATTTTGGTACAGAAGACGACGCCCCACGTCTCTGCGTCCATCGCGCGGTGGACCGCGCCGTAGCGCTGTTTGAGGAACTTCTCGGTGTCCGCGATGGTGACGACGTTGTTGACGGGGTCGGCGATGACGACGTTCTTGTCGGGGTGTTCCATCGCCAGCCCGAGCGGGTGGAACTTCCCGCCGCCGACGTACAGCACCTGGTCGGCGTCGATGTCCGCGGAGGCGTAGTTGCAGCCGAGCACCTGTCCCTCGTTGGTGAGTCGGTCGTCGCCGCGGCGGGTGTGGACGGTGTAGCCGCGGGCTTCGAGCCACTCGCGCATCTCGTCGAACTTGTTCATGTGCTGGGCGGTCGTGACGAGTCCCACGTCCGGATTCTCCTCGGGGTCTGCAAGCTCCTCCAGCGAATCCTCCATGATGGGTGCGACCTCGACGTTCGAGAACAGCGGGACGTAGATGATCTTGTCCGACTCCTTCATCGGGGAGTGGCCGAAGTGGACGAACACGTCCGTCCGGCGCATCATGTACGTGTCGAGGTCACAGGCACCGTAACAGGGTTTGCCCGAAATCATGACGGTCACGTCCTCCGGGAGGAGGGCGCGGAGGTCGTCGGCGACGTGTGGGGCGCGCCGTTTCAACCCCTCCGGGAACTGGAGACCGATCTTCTGTGCGTTGCGCTCCTCGGCGGCCTCGACGATGCGGTCGAGTTCGTAATCCCACGTCCGCTCGTGTTTGAGGGCCATCCCCGTGTTCCGGAGGTCCCCTTCTGTGCGCGGCTCTTGACTCATTACACGGTGTATCGACCCGAGGCGTAAAACGAGCGCGCTTTCCCCTATTCGGCAAACCTAAACGGTCACAGTCCAACGGTAACGCATGAGCACCGAACCCACGGAGGCGGATCCGGAGGCGAACGCGGATTCGGGGATGGCGACGGCGGCACGCGTGACCGAACTCGCTAGCGACCTCGGTTCGACCATTCAGGAACTCGACTCCTACCAGCGGTTCGCGAAGGCGAAACGCGCCGTCGAGAACGACGAGGAGGCCCAACAGCGCATCCAGGAGTTCGAACAGCTCCGCGAGGAGTTCATGATGGCCCGCCAGTCCGGCGACGCCTCCAACGAGGACCTCCGTGAGCTACAGGCCGCACAGGAGGAACTCAACGAGATGCCGGTGATGGCCGAGTATCTCGAGGCACAAGAGCAGATGGAGATGGAGCTCCAGGAGCTGAACAAGATGATCTCCGCGCCCCTGTCGGTCGACTTCGGCGAGAAGGCGGGCGGCTGCTGTCAGGACTGAACGCCCCTCATTTTCCACAACAGTGATATGTTCGGGTAGCGACCGGTCTCTCGATGGACCAGTCGACTCCGGCAAACGACCACGTACTCGCAGAGTTGACGATGACGCGCGGCCGGACGGTCCAGTTGACCGCCGTCGGCACGCTCGGATTCGTCGTCGCGACTGCGGCCTTCGCGGCCGTCTATCAGGCCGTCACCGGTGAGCCTGCGGGGTTCCAGTTCGCCCCCGACGTCGGCTGGTGGACGAGTGCCCTCTACCTGCTCGCGCTCGCCGTCCTATCGCTTCTGTTCATCCCGCTTCACGAGTGGCTCCACGGGCTGGCGATTCGCTACTACGGCGGCGAGCCGAGCTACGGCGTCGGCGTCGCGCACTTCGTCCTTCCGTACGCGTACGCGACGACGGATTACGAGTTCACCCGCGACCAGTTCGTCGTCGTCCTGCTCACGCCGCTGGTCGCGATTACCGCAGTCGCCACGCCAGCGATGGTGGTGCTCGGCTGGGGGTGGCTGGTGATTCCGCTCGCGGCCAACGCGGCCGGCGCAGTCGTGGACGTGTGGATGGCGCTGACGCTGACGAACTACCCCTCGCACGTTCTCGTCCAAGATTACCGGGACGGCGTCCGCGTCCTCGGTCGCGAGGGCGACAGAGCGCGGTCCATCTCGATTGCGACGTTCGCGTGGAACGCACTCGCCGGCGGTGCGGTCGCCGTGTTCGCCATCCTCATCGTCGTCGCTATCGCGGGACCGACGCTTCTCTCGGCGCTGGGCGTGGACTCGTTCACCCTCGGTCGCCCGGGGACGTTCACCTACGTGTTCCGGTACGTCTACTCGCCGACCGAAATCTCGCTCGGCGTCGGCCCGGGCGTGGTGAGTCTCGGTGCGCTCGTCGGCATCGCGTACTCGCTCGGAGCTACCTCGGCCGGTCGCGGTGAAGCGCGGCGATTTTTCCGTCGCGACCGCGAACGCCGACCATGGCACACGAGTTTCCCGGCTCCGACTGGGGCGACTGGCTTCCGCGCGCGGTCGCCGACGCGACCCCCGACGGTGTCGACCTGTGGTATCTCGGCTGCAACGGCTTCATCCTGAAGGCGAGCGACGGCACGACACTGTTCATCGACCCGTACTGCGGAAACGGTGACCCGCCGCGAACCCGGCGGATGATTCCCGTCCCCTTCGACCCCGACGACGTTGCAGAGTGCGACGCCATCCTCGCGACACACGAACACTCCGACCACGTCCACGGGCCGACCCAGCGCCCGATACTCGCGAACACAGACGCGACGTACTACGGTCCCGACGACTCAGTCGCCGTCACGGAGTCGGAGGGGTGGACCGACGACGCGGACACCGACGCCGACCAGTTCGAGACGGTGACCGAGGGCGATACCTTCGATGTCGGCGCGTTCACCGTCCACGTCGAACCCGCCCGGGACCCGGATGCGACCCACCCGGTCTCGTACGTCATCGACCACGAATCGGGGACGTTCTTCCACGGCGGCGACGCCCGCTCCAGCGAGGCGTTCGAAACCATCGGTAGCGAGTACGACATCGACCTCGCGGCGCTGGCGTTCGGCTCGTCGGGGTACCTCCCCGACCCCGACGGGGGCGTGATGTACAAGCAGTGGTACGCCGACGAGAACGAAGTTACCGAGGCGGCCACACAGCTTTCGCCCGACCGACTGCTCCCGACCCACTGGGACATCTGGAAGAACCTGACCGCCGACCCGACCGCGCTCCACCCGCATATCCGGTCGTCCGACCGGCCCCGAACGCTCGAACTGGCCGAGGTCGGCGACCGCGTCGAGCTATAACTGCCGTAGCTGGCCTCACGCCCGGATTTTGCACCGGAACTGTCGTCTCTCGAACAGCGGCTCGTTCGGCCTCACTGAATGAATTCTATATCGCAGTATGTGATTTATGAGTTCGCCGAGCGACAGTCGTCACGGCGCGATACTGACAGACGGAGTGAATATTGGCGAGAATCAGGGAGTCACAACAGCGAGTAGATGTGTTCGTCGTACGTCTCGCGGACGCGGTCGCCCCAGTTGTGGGTGTAGGTGTCGATGATGTCGTCGGCCACGTCGCCACGGAGATACTTCACGATGCCCCGGTCGCCGGTGCGGTCGCGCAGGTGCGTCGTGAAGAAGTGCCGGAAGTAGTGGGGGGTGACGTTCTCCTCTGCGCCGCCGCCGGTCCGGTACCAGCCCCGCCGTGTGGCGTACGACTGGACCGACTGGCCCACCATCCCGATGGTGAGTCGGCGGCCCCACTCGCTCGTCGAGCAGAACAGCGGCTCTCCAGCGGCTCGCGTCTCCGGGCGAACCGCGAGCCAGCGCTTGAGGACGCGTTTCAGCTCCGAATCGACGGGGATGACGGTCGCGCGTCGGCGCTTGTTCGATTCCGTCCGCTCTTCGCCGTTGACGACGACGCCGCGAGACGGCTCCGCGGAGACGTACAGCGAGTCCGGGCGGCCGTCAAGTCCGCCGCGGTGGCCGGTGTCGAACGCCGCCTGCACTTCACTGTCGTCGAGATACAGGTCCTGCACGTCCAGATTACACAGTTCCCCGACACGCATCCCGGTCTTGAGCAGCGTCACGACGACCGCGCGGTCGAGCGGGTGCTCGATGTCTGTGACGAACTCCCGCATCTCTGGGAGCATGATCTCACGACGTGCGGGGTCCGTGTCGATGGATTCGTCCATCTCCTCCAAGACGAGCGTCATCGGGTTCTGCTCGAAGACGCCGACCTGCGTCATGTACGCGTAAAACCGGTGGAGATACGACGCATACGAGGCGACGGTCGAGGGGGCGCGTCCGTCGCGGAGCGTGTGGACCCACGCCATACAGCCCCGTTGGGTCGCGTCGGCGAGCGTGACGCCCCGCTCCGCCCGGATGAAGCTCTCGAACTCCCTGAGAACGCGCTCGTAGGCCTCTCGCGTGCGTTCGGTCTTCCCGTGGTAGGTGAGGTCCTGGAGGAAATATCCGACGGGATCATCCGGGTCGGCGGTCTCACTCATCGGTGGAGAGGGTGTATCCGCC
This portion of the Halosegnis longus genome encodes:
- a CDS encoding MFS transporter; amino-acid sequence: MADDHASDSPGVEPLVFVGGLWLTAKLARYSFPALFPTLEVSLSVSNSELGVAYTAMLLVYAVVQFPSGALADALDDVRVIAAGAATAAAGAVVLLLPTSYALLVAGMLLVGLGTGVHKTVAVGLLARLYPSRTGRALGVFDTLGTVGGIVAPPAVVFALSSVGWQAHFAVVGGVVALLTVGLLVRVPRANTGAGASVSDLRDRLAVRPYLGPFRDRGFLLFVAVTLCFSFAYNGVVAFLPTYLVERGLSESTAALLYSGLFAVSVVQVVTGGLSDRLGRLPLVVGVLALATGALVGLVVVGGTLLPLGVATLLLGIGSHGFRPVRAAYLSAAIPDEIAGGGLGLVRTLLMGVGAVAPATVGIVADATSFRVAFSVLAGTMGLAAGFALLTTLTRRGG
- a CDS encoding alcohol dehydrogenase catalytic domain-containing protein, with the protein product MHAAAFTDLVGPDGVDLIEQPDPTPGDGEALVDVKACSLNRHDLWILDGDSAMIRGESLPFVSGLDPAGVVREAPADSDIEAGDRVLLCPNQTCGTCDRCREGPENTCEQFSLYHGGFAEQAVAPAHRLITLPDSLSFAAASALPTAYLTAWHMLGKADVTAGDRVFVPGATGGVGLASIQLGNVLGATTVGTTTSESKADRLAQFADEVVVGGDEETLVAGAGESSADAALNHLSGSFTDICGRVLRTGGTQVVCGRTAGATLDQHAAPFFLSQQAILGSTMGTQPELERLVSLAGEGRFEPLVDATYPLAETGAAFADMKTRDAFGKLVVTP
- a CDS encoding rhomboid family intramembrane serine protease: MDPLARVSRLLLVGTVLLSVGIVLRLARPGGEWGRRLRSRLVLGVPWGTLFTTLLVIAVYLFVQGGLGNWYRPVVIPFRSWSYFYPLGILTSGLAHSGPGHLLGNLFGTVLFGSLAEYAWSHFPTQRGSSSFGSRRTNPFVRILAVPVVAVVLAVVTGLFALGPVIGFSGVVFAFAGFALVRYPVVTLVLVVAGDLVNLGYSALRSPVFTASGSTRYVTPGWSDIAVQGHALGIFIGIVLAIFLFRRREELPSPGRIWLGTLGYAAAQGLWALYLFQGGDTYVLFRAVGVAAVFALAALVTLAAKSSARPLLPQTDLTRRQAAVLTLVGVLALVAGIAVPYNLLVVDDAATPDESVEIRDYTVFYGEDVPDQYVGAYDLPIYNASGVTTSGVIVASPDRQVWQTVIPAGRLADGEARTVRVGGVGWRDTVVAQRVQWNVVGNRSVYTVRLNHGVESTLAYTSAPSRATPTMDGRNVTVVSTRDGFRLSVTRRGTELGRTSIPVANETTAVGGLSIENDEGTLVAVSGETRVPVARRASTRGN
- a CDS encoding METTL5 family protein is translated as MTERSQLAQQLGVVAGFDTPRIDLEQYRTPPELAAHLVHVAALQDDIADRTVVDLGCGTGMLTLASALAGARLSVGVELDAAALATASENESRVGARSEVAWLRGDATRPPLSCSDATVVMNPPFGARDGNEHADRAFLAAARTLGSVSYSIHNAGSREFVESFAADEGGEVTHAFAAEFDVPSQYDHHDAETRTLDTELFRIRWD
- the dph2 gene encoding diphthamide biosynthesis enzyme Dph2, which encodes MSQEPRTEGDLRNTGMALKHERTWDYELDRIVEAAEERNAQKIGLQFPEGLKRRAPHVADDLRALLPEDVTVMISGKPCYGACDLDTYMMRRTDVFVHFGHSPMKESDKIIYVPLFSNVEVAPIMEDSLEELADPEENPDVGLVTTAQHMNKFDEMREWLEARGYTVHTRRGDDRLTNEGQVLGCNYASADIDADQVLYVGGGKFHPLGLAMEHPDKNVVIADPVNNVVTIADTEKFLKQRYGAVHRAMDAETWGVVFCTKIGQGRWDVANEIVENNENAYMLTMDEVTPDRLTQFGFDAYVNTGCPRITTDDGPQFKQPMLTPGEYEIAIGEKPLDELSFDTFHGTW
- a CDS encoding YlbF family regulator — encoded protein: MSTEPTEADPEANADSGMATAARVTELASDLGSTIQELDSYQRFAKAKRAVENDEEAQQRIQEFEQLREEFMMARQSGDASNEDLRELQAAQEELNEMPVMAEYLEAQEQMEMELQELNKMISAPLSVDFGEKAGGCCQD
- a CDS encoding DUF3267 domain-containing protein, which codes for MDQSTPANDHVLAELTMTRGRTVQLTAVGTLGFVVATAAFAAVYQAVTGEPAGFQFAPDVGWWTSALYLLALAVLSLLFIPLHEWLHGLAIRYYGGEPSYGVGVAHFVLPYAYATTDYEFTRDQFVVVLLTPLVAITAVATPAMVVLGWGWLVIPLAANAAGAVVDVWMALTLTNYPSHVLVQDYRDGVRVLGREGDRARSISIATFAWNALAGGAVAVFAILIVVAIAGPTLLSALGVDSFTLGRPGTFTYVFRYVYSPTEISLGVGPGVVSLGALVGIAYSLGATSAGRGEARRFFRRDRERRPWHTSFPAPTGATGFRARSPTRPPTVSTCGISAATASS
- a CDS encoding MBL fold metallo-hydrolase, with the protein product MAHEFPGSDWGDWLPRAVADATPDGVDLWYLGCNGFILKASDGTTLFIDPYCGNGDPPRTRRMIPVPFDPDDVAECDAILATHEHSDHVHGPTQRPILANTDATYYGPDDSVAVTESEGWTDDADTDADQFETVTEGDTFDVGAFTVHVEPARDPDATHPVSYVIDHESGTFFHGGDARSSEAFETIGSEYDIDLAALAFGSSGYLPDPDGGVMYKQWYADENEVTEAATQLSPDRLLPTHWDIWKNLTADPTALHPHIRSSDRPRTLELAEVGDRVEL
- a CDS encoding tyrosine-type recombinase/integrase, which produces MSETADPDDPVGYFLQDLTYHGKTERTREAYERVLREFESFIRAERGVTLADATQRGCMAWVHTLRDGRAPSTVASYASYLHRFYAYMTQVGVFEQNPMTLVLEEMDESIDTDPARREIMLPEMREFVTDIEHPLDRAVVVTLLKTGMRVGELCNLDVQDLYLDDSEVQAAFDTGHRGGLDGRPDSLYVSAEPSRGVVVNGEERTESNKRRRATVIPVDSELKRVLKRWLAVRPETRAAGEPLFCSTSEWGRRLTIGMVGQSVQSYATRRGWYRTGGGAEENVTPHYFRHFFTTHLRDRTGDRGIVKYLRGDVADDIIDTYTHNWGDRVRETYDEHIYSLL